From Halichondria panicea chromosome 12, odHalPani1.1, whole genome shotgun sequence, a single genomic window includes:
- the LOC135345410 gene encoding uncharacterized protein LOC135345410 encodes MAELNIGYEALVSCHDKLVSEIAKDPKQMAVSLFQHRFIFEDTKAKINELDRIKRDKAILLVDDIESKVKCYPEFYEKFLLILGENELLYCDLVKSLQEEYEKIEAESKDVAARYKNGQLSLLQPIPMSSWVAMTDETDSVLELPTVDDGGTLLDPLEHPPDNAEVGADLRAAATSRQEAPTVGTFEGRLLQAFQSGEFEKTIELLSQAESQSIDLRDVSDADGKTLLHLACRKNWVDWHGIVRSLVEKHHCDVAAVDEDWNTPLHEAYQCGNLPIVAYLLSLPSCNPDAINKHEYTVLRMALETTDKPTVRDLLATGRVDPRKGSPRGHTYSELLAMNQLQPQDYDGSALQMVTQFAECMEGNNHVRQPFTSYCLLTVLHKVLKNRTQLSITGIVDRIKENMLPLPEKPDAIHDLLIDIHRLSDEFDLSGEPNVADIQVRKKDDTSGTEFCQHDIQLKSSTRNAPQNVTVPADIDDQEILDYSIASEVLPILQPSHTEESMVNTFHDRDFVIAADNEEQETPDYYSNESDGLPILQPSQEEEQKTTQNNEALGILDSAYAVCCCCFCCWFGVFLLLGVCGAVLYDGYSLVGTTSVVQIHRESVPLIVKHDPSTKYRLSEISGTDVVPIVFYTLSDCFSDGSFTDVKINEIMTVNFDSPTDYGKAVTEWYLLGNTTISINITTEVLPQHSSDSCFTAIVIFDDLNNYLNFLSSSFLLSSYYYLECIANEQSQTRILTFNKTSYYYIGVYTDIPTEVAAYTLHFVGTYLQYDILKGNAICFISSRDALSCDFSTNQPVCIVGFVQPTDLLSGIRLANVEYDTAAYSDTVVNTFFFTPLMCSVFLVCFVSCLYVIISPCTPDKHQEAQIT; translated from the exons ATGGCCGAATTGAACATAGGTTATGAAGCTCTTGTTAGCTGTCATGACAAGCTGGTCTCTGAAATTGCTAAAGATCCAAAGCAGATGGCTGTTTCATTATTCCAACATCGATTCATATTCGAAGATACAAAAGCTAAAATCAATGAGCTTGACAGAATTAAAAGAGATAAAGCTATATTACTGGTGGATGACATTGAAAGCAAAGTCAAGTGTTATCCAGAGTTCTATGaaaaatttctgctgattcTCGGTGAAAACGAATTGCTGTATTGCGACCTTGTGAAGTCGCTCCAAGAGGAGTATGAAAAGATCGAAGCAGAGTCTAAAGACG TTGCAGCAAGATACAAGAATGGTCAACTGAGCCTGCTACAACCAATTCCTATGTCATCTTGGGTTGCCATGACTGATGAAACTGATTCAG TTCTTGAGTTACCTACCGTAGACGATGGAGGGACACTACTTGATCCATTAGAACACCCTCCTGATAACGCTGAAGTGGGGGCAGACCTCAGAGCAGCTGCAACAAGCCGACAGGAAGCCCCTACTG TTGGTACATTCGAAGGACGATTACTACAAGCTTTCCAAAGTGGAGAATTCGAAAAAACCATTGAGCTTCTATCCCAGGCTGAAAGTCAGTCCATTGATCTGAGAGACGTGTCTGATGCAGATGGCAAAACTCTTCTTCATCTCGCATGTCGCAAAAACTGGGTGGACTGGCATGGCATTGTGCGTAGCCTGGTTGAAAAGCACCATTGTGATGTTGCAGCAGTGGATGAAGATTGGAACACACCCCTTCATGAGGCATATCAATGCGGCAATCTCCCAATAGTAGCCTACCTGCTTAGCTTACCATCTTGTAATCCTGATGCAATCAACAAGCACGAGTACACTGTACTGAGAATGGCCCTTGAGACAACTGACAAACCAACTGTCAGAGATCTTCTAGCGACAGGACGAGTTGATCCTAGAAAAggtagcccacgtggtcataCTTACTCAGAATTGCTTGCAATGAATCAGCTCCAACCACAAGATTACGATGGCTCAGCTCTTCAAATGGTGACCCAGTTTGCAGAGTGCATGGAGGGTAACAATCACGTTCGCCAACCGTTCACTTCTTATTGTTTGTTAACAGTACTCCACAAGGTCTTGAAGAACCGTACTCAACTTTCAATCACTGGAATAGTAGATCGTATTAAAGAGAACATGTTACCTCTTCCAGAGAAACCAGACGCGATTCATGATTTGCTTATTGATATTCATAGATTGTCAGACGAGTTTGACCTAAGTGGGGAGCCCAATGTTGCGGATATTCAAGTAAGAAAGAAAG ATGATACGTCTGGGACAGAATTCTGTCAACATGATATTCAACTGAAGAGTAGTACGAGAAACGCCCCTCAGAATGTTACAGTTCCAGCTGATATTGATGATCAGGAAATACTTGACTACTCTATTGCAAGCGAAGTACTACCAATTTTGCAACCTTCTCATACTGAG GAGAGTATGGTGAACACCTTTCATGATCGTGATTTTGTGATTGCAGCAGATAATGAAGAACAGGAAACACCTGACTACTACTCTAATGAAAGCGATGGACTACCGATTTTGCAACCTTCGCAAGAAGAg GAGCAGAAAAcaacacaaaataatgaagCTCTCGGGATTTTGGATAGTGCATATGCAGTATGCTGTTGTTGTTTCTGTTGTTGGTTTGGTGTCTTCTTACTCCTCGGAGTATGCGGTGCAGTATTGTACGATGGCTATTCACTCGTTGGTACCACTAGTGTGGTGCAAATTCACAGGGAATCCGTACCACTGATTGTAAAACATGATCCATCAACTAAATATAGGCTTTCGGAAATTAGCGGAACAGACGTAGTCCCCATTGTCTTCTATACACTAAGCGATTGCTTTTCTGATGGTTCATTTACAGACGTTAAGATCAATGAGATAATGACTGTAAACTTTGACTCCCCGACTGACTATGGCAAGGCTGTTACTGAGTGGTATCTCCTTGGAAATACTACAATTAGTATCAATATTACCACTGAGGTTCTCCCTCAACATTCCTCAGATTCTTGTTTTACAGCTATCGTTATTTTTGACGATCTTAACAACTATTTAAACTTCCTTTCAAGTTCTTTTTTACTAAGCAGTTACTATTACCTAGAATGCATTGCTAATGAACAATCACAAACGAGGATTCTCACTTTCAACAAAACATCATACTACTACATTGGTGTGTATACAGACATTCCCACTGAAGTTGCTGCTTACACTCTACACTTTGTTGGAACGTATCTTCAATACGACATTTTAAAAGGGAACGCTATCTGCTTTATAAGCTCTCGTGATGCTCTAAGTTGTGATTTTTCTACCAACCAACCAGTTTGTATTGTTGGTTTTGTACAACCTACTGATCTGCTATCAGGAATAAGATTAGCAAATGTAGAATATGACACTGCTGCCTACTCTGACACAGTAGTAAATACTTTTTTCTTCACTCCTCTCATGTGCTCTGTTTTTTTGGTGTGTTTTGTGAGCTGTTTATATGTTATTATTTCACCGTGTACACCAGACAAACATCAGGAAGCACAAATTACTTAA
- the LOC135345413 gene encoding uncharacterized protein LOC135345413: MDSKLSINLDDLSAVYEATFQARAKWKQMLLALQVNNTTIETINIRCREDPDNCYLEGLSEWLKGEERSWTDVFKALSRSSVGHSDLAKVVERRLTKATENTEYRLSSSSLATNADSGIMEMTNISEVKQNSQLTENQADTNHEEVSSIGDQSLVTMHSRRCKWSWLVTIIILLVVIVVLIVVVLAVLLPVLKLELSHTDTSTSPAPIIYTTVSESTPTESIFHTASIDVTVAGGTTPASDLLINVNSIYQLPKVSAIFVDSFIKHTIDSLILSIFGGSWLPRGAFIDFTINDCQKLDVDRTVMNKSLSLDVTGPIQHVNEGYYLDGSSLTYSITPSQDIVSSSCDCPVILVIYDDLEIYTEFLNQKTGIQAGFIVDFCFNRDELSTKIVVDKNSYLYAGLVICTTIVPATINLRISGISHQYNILAIAEKSLSRCTVIHHYINTCTINSLSNVYQENDELCVVALVSPRLSPLAPTCTPPNNGKQCTANFFVLVPAITLLFTV; this comes from the exons ATGGACTCCAAACTCTCAATAAACTTAGATGATCTTAGTGCAGTCTATGAAGCAACATTTCAAGCTAGAGCTAAATGGAAGCAGATGTTGTTAGCTCTGCAAGTTAATAATACTACTATTGAAACTATCAATATAAGATGTCGTGAAGATCCTGATAACTGCTATCTTGAGGGTCTATCAGAGTGGCTAAAAGGTGAAGAGAGAAGCTGGACAGACGTGTTTAAGGCTCTCTCACGCTCTAGTGTAGGGCACAGTGATCTCGCTAAGGTGGTCGAAAGACGTCTTACTAAAGCTACCGAAAATACAGAGTATAGACTGAGTTCATCTTCACTGGCAACTAATG CTGATAGCGGCATAATGGAAATGACCAACATCAGTGAGGTGAAACAGAACAGTCAGCTTACAG AAAACCAAGCTGACACCAATCACGAAGAAGTATCCAGCATTGGCGATCAATCCCTGGTGACAATG CATTCAAGGCGTTGCAAATGGTCGTGGCTGGTGACGATAATAATCTTATTGGTCGTCATTGTGGTACTAATAGTGGTGGTCTTAGCAGTCTTACTGCCTGTTCTCAAACTAGAGCTATCTCATACTGATACATCAACTTCACCTGCACCCATCATATACACTACTGTTTCTGAATCTACTCCAACAGAGAGCATATTTCATACAGCTTCAATAGACGTCACCGTAGCAGGTGGCACGACTCCTGCATCAGACCTACTCatcaatgtaaacagcatatATCAACTGCCTAAAGTGTCAGCAATCTTCGTTGACTCATTTATCAAACATACAATCGATTCCTTAATTTTATCTATATTCGGAGGGAGCTGGCTGCCTCGAGGGGCTTTCATTGACTTCACGATCAACGATTGTCAAAAATTGGATGTTGACCGTACAGTAATGAATAAGTCGTTGTCTTTGGATGTGACTGGACCAATACAACATGTTAACGAAGGTTATTATTTGGATGGGTCCAGTCTAACATATTCTATTACCCCGTCTCAAGATATTGTGTCCAGCTCATGTGATTGCCCAGTTATTCTAGTGATATATGATGACCTGGAAATATATACCGAGTTTCTGAATCAGAAAACTGGTATACAAGCTGGTTTTATCGTTGACTTTTGCTTCAATCGAGATGAGCTGTCTACAAAAATAGTGGTCGATAAAAACTCCTATTTATACGCTGGTCTGGTGATCTGTACCACTATTGTACCTGCTACCATCAATCTACGCATCTCTGGAATTTCTCACCAATATAATATCCTTGCGATTGCGGAGAAATCCTTGAGCAGGTGCACCGTTATCCATCACTACATCAACACGTGTACTATAAATTCGCTCTCTAATGTGTACCAGGAAAACGATGAACTGTGTGTTGTTGCTCTGGTATCTCCGAGACTATCTCCTCTTGCTCCTACTTGTACTCCCCCTAACAACGGCAAACAGTGCACTGCTAATTTCTTTGTTTTAGTACCCGCAATAACGCTATTATTTAcagtttaa